From Punica granatum isolate Tunisia-2019 chromosome 1, ASM765513v2, whole genome shotgun sequence:
CGAAATACTtcatcattaaaaatttattggtACCTTGCCGCTCGGTATTGTATTTCTCCTCAAGAGCTTTCCATATCTCCATCGGGGATTGCATCGACATGTAGAGATCGTGCAGTCGATCGGATAAAGTGTTGAGGATGTGTCCACGACAtgtgaatttgttttcctCGCGCTTCTTCTTGAGTTCGGTCACCTTTGCGATTTCCTCGGGGGTTGCATCGGGGGCGGGATCGTCCAAGGGTTGCAAGTTCGGGTCCAAAACGTACGCCACATTTAAGACGGTAAGGAGGAACAACATTTTGTCCTTCCAGCGGTTGAAGTTTGTGCCGTCAAATCGATCGAGTTTCACGAACTCTTGGTTCATCACTTTGAATGCGGTGGTAGCCTCCGTCGCCATCTTAAATAGTTCTCTTTGATTGTT
This genomic window contains:
- the LOC116203281 gene encoding uncharacterized protein LOC116203281, with product MATEATTAFKVMNQEFVKLDRFDGTNFNRWKDKMLFLLTVLNVAYVLDPNLQPLDDPAPDATPEEIAKVTELKKKREENKFTCRGHILNTLSDRLHDLYMSMQSPMEIWKALEEKYNTERQGTNKFLMMKYFEFKMLDSVHIMDQVHELQILVSKLRDLKVIIPKSLQVGAIISKLPSSWNDYRKKLLHMAEDFTVEKILRHLRIEEETRKCDAVYLP